The following are encoded in a window of Torulaspora globosa chromosome 4, complete sequence genomic DNA:
- the RIM2 gene encoding Rim2p (ancestral locus Anc_8.552), giving the protein MPKRSLQEWEEEARESVPFLASDEKGSNYRDARLNGGQAKTESHPSVKPWVHFVAGGIGGMAGAVVTCPFDLVKTRLQSDVYQTVYKSAARDASVGPRAFHFVSQAGIHFRETLGILGSVYRNEGFRSLFKGLGPNLVGVIPARSINFFTYGTTKDIYSKTFNNGEEAAWIHLMAAATAGWATSTATNPIWMVKTRLQLDKAGKTTVHRNSWECLKSILQNEGIRGLYKGLSASYLGSVESILQWLLYEQMKRMLRERSIERFGHINEERKSTAEKIKEWCQRSGSAGLAKFVASIVTYPHEVVRTRLRQAPLENGKLKYTGLLQTFRVIAKEEGLASMYGGLTPHLMRTVPNSIIMFGTWELVIKLLS; this is encoded by the coding sequence ATGCCGAAAAGAAGCTTGCAGGAATGGGAGGAAGAAGCTAGGGAATCGGTACCGTTTTTAGCTAGCGATGAGAAAGGCTCGAACTACAGAGATGCAAGGCTCAATGGTGGTCAGGCGAAGACTGAGAGTCATCCGAGTGTGAAGCCCTGGGTTCATTTTGTCGCGGGAGGAATCGGCGGGATGGCCGGTGCCGTGGTTACGTGTCCTTTCGATCTGGTGAAAACTAGACTTCAGAGTGATGTCTACCAGACGGTGTACAAGTCTGCTGCCCGAGACGCTTCTGTCGGTCCTAGGGCTTTCCACTTTGTTAGCCAGGCGGGTATTCATTTTAGGGAGACTTTGGGGATCTTGGGCAGTGTGTATAGAAATGAAGGATTTCGAAGTTTATTCAAAGGTCTGGGGCCTAATTTGGTCGGAGTGATACCAGCGCGGAGCatcaatttcttcacaTACGGTACTACTAAGGATATCTACTCGAAAACTTTCAACAACGGAGAAGAGGCAGCTTGGATCCACCTCATGGCGGCCGCGACCGCCGGCTGGGCGACTTCGACAGCTACCAATCCGATATGGATGGTCAAGACAcggctgcagctggacaAGGCTGGTAAGACCACGGTTCACAGAAATTCTTGGGAGTGCCTGAAGAGCATACTGCAGAACGAAGGTATTCGCGGGCTCTACAAAGGTTTAAGTGCTTCCTATCTGGGGTCCGTGGAGAGCATACTACAGTGGCTGCTTTATGAACAGATGAAGCGAATGCTGCGGGAGAGATCGATAGAGAGGTTTGGACATATAAATGAGGAGCGTAAGAGCACCGcggagaagatcaaggagTGGTGTCAGAGATCAGGCAGCGCGGGTCTCGCTAAATTTGTGGCCAGTATAGTAACGTATCCGCACGAAGTAGTGAGAACTCGATTGAGACAGGCACCGCTGGAAAACGGGAAACTGAAATACACAGGCTTGCTCCAGACTTTCAGGGTGATTGCTAAGGAGGAAGGTCTCGCCTCTATGTACGGTGGTTTGACGCCTCATCTAATGAGAACTGTTCCTAATAGTATCATCATGTTTGGTACGTGGGAACTGGTGATCAAGTTACTCTCCTGA
- the ATP4 gene encoding F1F0 ATP synthase subunit 4 (ancestral locus Anc_8.549) translates to MSFRAITAKATARPMMRVAARQIPIGVRCMSTPAPQEPKAKANSIIEALPGNSVLSKTGILGTSAAAAIYAISNELYVINDESILLATFLGFSAIVVKFLAPGYKEWADARVKKVHDILNASRTKHVDAVKDRINSVSELQNVQDITKVLFEVSKETVKLEAEAFELKQKVDLANEAKSVLDSWVRYEASVRQLQQKQLTEAVLAKVKAELSNPKFQDRVLQQSITEVEQLFAKLK, encoded by the coding sequence CGTCAGATTCCAATTGGTGTGCGTTGTATGTCTACTCCTGCTCCTCAGGAGCCAAAGGCAAAGGCCAATTCGATTATTGAGGCTTTGCCAGGTAACAGTGTCTTGTCGAAGACCGGTATCTTGGGTACTtcggcagcagcagccatATACGCTATCTCTAACGAACTGTACGTGATCAACGACGAAAGCATCCTGTTGGCCACTTTCTTGGGTTTTTCCGCAATCGTGGTCAAGTTTTTGGCTCCAGGCTACAAGGAATGGGCAGATGCTAGAGTCAAGAAAGTTCACGACATCCTAAATGCTTCGAGAACCAAGCATGTCGACGCAGTTAAAGACAGAATCAACTCTGTCTCTGAGTTGCAAAACGTTCAGGACATCACCAAGGTTTTGTTCGAGGTTTCGAAGGAGACCGTCAAGTTGGAAGCCGAGGCTTTCGAGTTGAAGCAGAAGGTCGATTTGGCCAACGAGGCTAAGTCTGTTCTAGATTCGTGGGTCAGATACGAGGCTTCTGTTCGCCAATTGCAGCAGAAGCAATTGACCGAAGCCGTGCTTGCCAAGGTCAAGGCTGAATTGAGCAACCCAAAGTTCCAAGACAGGGTTTTGCAACAGTCTATCACTGAAGTTGAGCAACTGTTTGCCAAGTTGAAATAA
- the MRPL22 gene encoding mitochondrial 54S ribosomal protein uL22m (ancestral locus Anc_2.78): MIRLQRVLGSRAVVSGYSCCLGRRFFNAGRAARNEQNSSFFGEMTRKAELDSDDPNKMSNRMSVMTETDDTQAVPIESITVESDKLLQRYIQQQQQPEKLAPYLLLSPLKRELYLANCKINGFYKPDTVVSLPGSKEKYKLALTRREVEALEPSVYVKSYRIKSSMKKATVLLRLLSGLDVKKALTQCHFSQKKIAQDVAELLQRGIQDGQKLGLDPDDLYIAQIWTGSDGWWMKRVDWKARGRVGTIQHPYVHVRCILKTKSVTKRRLAYEAEEKERRRKPWIQLADKPVRGAAGGFYKW, translated from the coding sequence ATGATTCGTTTGCAGAGGGTGCTGGGAAGCCGTGCCGTGGTTAGTGGTTATTCGTGTTGCCTTGGGAGACGATTCTTCAATGCGGGACGGGCTGCACGGAACGAACAAAATAGTTCGTTCTTTGGGGAAATGACCAGGAAGGCTGAGCTCGACAGTGACGATCCGAATAAGATGTCGAATAGGATGTCCGTGATGACCGAGACGGACGACACACAGGCTGTGCCGATTGAGTCGATAACGGTGGAAAGCGATAAGCTGCTGCAGAGGTACatccagcaacagcagcagccggAGAAGCTGGCGCCATATCTGCTGTTGTCGCCTCTCAAGAGGGAGTTGTATCTGGCGAACTGCAAAATCAACGGTTTCTATAAGCCGGATACCGTTGTATCGTTGCCTGGGTCCAAGGAGAAGTACAAACTGGCACTGACACGCAGGGAAGTCGAGGCGTTGGAACCCTCTGTGTATGTCAAATCTTACAGAATCAAgtcgtcgatgaagaaggcgaCCGTGTTGCTGAGATTGCTGAGCGGGCTGGACGTGAAGAAGGCGCTCACCCAGTGTCACTTCTCccagaagaagatcgcGCAGGATGTGGCCGAACTTTTGCAAAGAGGTATACAGGACGGCCAGAAATTGGGTCTTGATCCCGACGACCTGTACATTGCGCAGATTTGGACGGGCAGCGACGGCTGGTGGATGAAAAGAGTCGACTGGAAGGCTCGCGGGAGAGTCGGAACGATACAACATCCGTACGTGCATGTGAGATGCATCCTGAAGACGAAGAGCGTCACGAAGCGGAGGCTCGCGTACGAGGCCGAAGAGAAGGAACGGAGAAGGAAACCGTGGATACAGCTGGCTGACAAGCCCGTTAGAGGCGCTGCAGGCGGTTTCTACAAATGGTAG
- the MED8 gene encoding RNA polymerase II mediator complex subunit MED8 (ancestral locus Anc_8.551): protein MSNENPLSGHDLAYQEDVKPSYDGVPGQALDAVRMRSAQLTHSLRRLRDELSRAELPQWFSLQSQLNVTLSQLMSLTSTLQHFHDVLDSTAVYPLPNFPTTSHEGLLTTLLRKKNIPEVDEWIMGAREASDLDSPALEVNEVEKSLNDDKEVTKWALQIFVQEFERHNYKGLRTREENAEDVLMEDTIHSRKPRKPFEVEDILSYIYKGKESWEDRSSNEAAVIS, encoded by the coding sequence ATGTCTAACGAGAATCCATTGAGTGGCCACGACCTGGcatatcaagaagatgtGAAACCTAGCTACGATGGCGTGCCTGGCCAGGCTTTAGATGCTGTTAGAATGCGGTCAGCTCAGTTGACGCATTCGTTGAGAAGGCTGCGAGACGAGCTATCTAGAGCTGAGCTGCCGCAATGGTTCTCGTTACAGTCGCAATTGAATGTTACTTTATCGCAACTAATGTCGTTGACCTCTACACTTCAGCATTTCCATGATGTCCTTGATTCAACTGCCGTATACCCATTGCCCAATTTCCCAACAACATCACATGAAGGACTCTTGACGACTCTATTACGGAAGAAGAACATTCCTGAGGTGGATGAATGGATCATGGGAGCGAGGGAAGCTTCTGATTTAGATTCTCCAGCGCTGGAGGTCAACGAAGTCGAGAAGTCGCTGAATGACGACAAGGAAGTTACCAAATGGGCATTACAAATCTTTGTGcaagagtttgaaagacATAACTACAAGGGCCTTCGCACAAGGGAAGAGAATGCCGAAGATGTATTAATGGAGGACACGATTCATAGTAGGAAGCCAAGGAAACCgttcgaagttgaagacATTCTTTCGTACATCTACAAAGGTAAGGAATCGTGGGAGGACAGGTCGAGCAATGAAGCAGCTGTGATCAGTTGA
- the AIM4 gene encoding Aim4p (ancestral locus Anc_8.550), with amino-acid sequence MPNGNLENRNHGNDGIGHVPRERQEKANQRDAELGPKSIFYDPDWNAEGKAPSGFKNIPYNERTFTRKNESVAQQLAGLTNIKPPTSSK; translated from the coding sequence ATGCCAAACGGCAACTTAGAGAATAGGAATCATGGCAACGACGGCATAGGACATGTCCCAAGAGAGCGGCAAGAAAAGGCTAACCAAAGAGACGCAGAACTAGGCCCGAAGAGTATCTTCTACGATCCTGATTGGAATGCTGAGGGGAAGGCACCATCAGGGTTCAAAAACATTCCATATAATGAGCGAACGTTCACTCGAAAGAATGAGAGCGTTGCCCAGCAATTGGCAGGCTTGACCAATATAAAGCCTCCGACATCGAGCAAGTAA